Proteins encoded in a region of the Populus alba chromosome 13, ASM523922v2, whole genome shotgun sequence genome:
- the LOC118060799 gene encoding DNA polymerase zeta catalytic subunit isoform X3, whose product MADSQPTDSSKIFSLRIVSIDHYMSPPIPGVDICYSSFQGGKVNEVPVIRVYGSTPAGQKTCLHVHRAFPYLYVPCLDIPINGNREGDAYTHAISLALEKALKLKGNVGSKRQHVHGCSLVRAKKFYGYHSDEELFVKIYLYYPHDVSRAANLLLSGAVFDKSLQPHESHIPFILQFLVDYNLYGMGHLHLSKMKFRNPVPDSFTPRKFSNKCQNGPEMDESTCISADLQADSSGGQCLVSPVWISSTIPSSWMWQFSSEFDVSSDQDMQRCKRQSVCNLEGDATIDDILNQQSKMYTSLSQARSDVKMVQSLIPIWEEEHERTGINEVTILPDPGKPLPGDVLKTLLHALEFERKLSGLCIKTEGDLPLSESKINVLPTVTFTTDGENLAEHENVNSDNANEEFLKCSAEQDTIQSSAQGSVCEETDATPMEMKDSCLKLSSEIIGTVDPKVADEEALGLLRWLATSQAAEDINSDDELICDTILSPLLPAATIDKVLEKANIDYETESQKECQDILDSIEDLVNFEDFKEKASHSVDHSPQTSLEKKFPQSDTLRASPYGSAGSSFKVESKSECKGYSQDQILPTTDSCISNKQKRNRSLWCSLPFSINQKANDDPQVARSKVVDLHVDESKNYAGTVVTGNEEAKCSDALLNADKNACEASVLVGCSVRDMMRRKRSRRTAQHGDGSVRVKNVHLGGEQDESNILFPKQLDLHILPNDENDKRVYGPLDFRPSVNNQQKEFLETCVPKAIPHASSSASSMQVVTKTLSADTRREELQCTFTPTKQDAVVSIVDCEINKGKEFDFGGVTSIEPITSTVSSKFDSLPDNYLSKHILLADKRIQRTEAAGSNCSPALPIDHDMFARDSYNPKYVHQGRCSLQNLYDIPTTHLIGMGMSVETGLQSENCAANQEGDSGLSILGSSAPEAFKMGGETVDQLGMTFCKKPPTAEWKDGASENVSSSPAPSFLPSSANVENKDRTSGEHLPFFYGDYHDKKGVEIKSSSNIDFNAQQEASIGVPTHYLNDGSVLYLLTHVFSPPSVDSVHRWLLCDDKDALRELNAVSAEPLLMKGSSEIGSQSWLPIHCDKVLTEPTPVAHLMPILDQAPQATNMNDNAESHLSSDEAQRKLQSEGNIMKLNPCTNCPMDISQISGPDRTSRLTPLSQIGFRDSASVGAGQQLTSLSIEVQAESRGDLRPNPRFDAINVVVLAFQNDGDSAVEVHVLLYSKSKSCQRSYDGTSGCSVLVFSEEKHLFSHFMAIIVSFDPDILMGWDVQGGSLGFLAERAAHLGIGLLNNISRTPSEANIDVGERENSGKVILDTMLKESLITDSALVEDTVIEDEWGRTHASGVHVGGRVVLNVWRLMRGEVKLNMYTVEAVGEAVLRRKIPSIPYKVLTKWFASGPGRARYRCIEYMIDRAKLNLEIMNQLDMINRTSELARVFGIDFFSVLSRGSQYRVESMFLRLAHTQNYLAISPGNQQVASQPAMECLPLVMEPESGFYADPVVVLDFQSLYPSMIIAYNLCFCTCLGNVAPSKANTLGVSSFSTDPSVLRDLKDKILFTPNGTMYVPSEIRKGVLPRLLEEILSTRIMLKQAMKKLAPSQQVLHRIFNARQLALKLIANVTYGYTAAGFSGRMPCAELADSIVQCGRSTLEKAISLVNANEKWKAKVIYGDTDSMFVLLKGCSVKESFQIGREIASAL is encoded by the exons ATGGCAGATTCACAGCCTACGGATTCTTCAAAAATCTTCAGCCTTCGAATCGTATCGATCGATCACTACATGTCGCCTCCGATTCCTGGCGTCGATATTTGTTACAGTAGCTTTCAAG GCGGAAAAGTGAATGAAGTTCCAGTAATTAGGGTTTATGGCTCTACACCTGCTGGTCAGAAGACTTGTTTGCATGTTCATCGC gctTTTCCATATTTATATGTACCGTGTTTGGATATTCCGATTAATGGAAATCGGGAAG GAGATGCTTACACACATGCTATTTCGCTTGCTCTTGAGAAAGCATTGAAG CTTAAAGGAAATGTGGGTTCGAAAAGACAGCATGTGCATGGCTGCAGTCTTGTGAGAGCAAAGAAGTTTTATGGTTACCATTCAGATGAGGAGTTGTTTGTCAAGATTTACCT ATATTATCCACATGATGTCTCTCGTGCTGCTAACCTTCTTCTG TCAGGTGCAGTTTTTGATAAAAGCTTGCAGCCTCATGAGTCTCATATTCCTTTCATTCTCCAGTTTCTG GTTGACTATAACTTGTATGGAATGGGTCATTTACATTTATCGAAGATGAAGTTCCGTAATCCAGTACCGGATTCTTTTACCCCAAGAAAGTTTAGTAACAAATGTCAAAATGGACCAGAGATGGATGAATCAACTTGCATTTCTGCTGATTTACAG GCAGATTCAAGTGGTGGTCAGTGTTTGGTTTCCCCAGTTTGGATCTCATCTACTATTCCTAGCAGTTGGATGTGGCAATTTTCCAGTGAATTTGATGTTTCATCAGACCAAGACATGCAACGTTGTAAACGTCAAAGCGTTTGTAACCTTGAGGGAGATGCCACCATTGATG ATATTCTTAATCAGCAAAGTAAAATGTATACATCCCTCTCACAAGCACGTTCAGATGTGAAAATGGTGCAATCACTTATACCCATTTGGGAG GAAGAGCATGAAAGGACTGGCATTAATGAGGTTACCATTCTGCCTGATCCAGGAAAACCACTTCCAGGGGATGTTTTGAAAACTCTGTTACATGCTCTTGAATTTGAGAGAAAACTTTCTGGATTGTGTATCAAGACAGAAGGCGATTTACCTTTGAGtgaaagtaaaataaatgttttgccGACAGTGACTTTTACAACTGATGGAGAAAATTTGGCTGAACATGAAAATGTCAATTCTGATAATGCCAATGAAGAATTTTTAAAGTGCTCTGCAGAACAAGACACTATTCAATCTTCAGCACAAGGTTCTGTATGTGAAGAGACAGATGCAACACCCATGGAAATGAAGGATTCATGTTTGAAACTATCATCTGAAATAATTGGAACAGTGGATCCAAAG GTTGCAGATGAAGAAGCCTTGGGCCTTTTAAGGTGGCTTGCCACTTCCCAGGCTGCTGAAGATATAAACTCTGATGATGAACTTATTTGTGACACAATTCTGAGTCCCCTTTTACCTGCAGCGACCATTGATAAAGTTCTGGAGAAAGCTAATATAGATTATGAGACTGAGTCTCAAAAAGAGTGTCAGGATATTCTTGATTCAATTGAGGATTTAGTTAACTTTGAGGATTTTAAGGAGAAAGCTTCTCATTCTGTTGATCATAGTCCTCAAACTTCATTAGAGAAAAAATTTCCCCAGTCTGATACTTTGCGTGCATCTCCTTATGGATCCGCTGGAAGTTCATTTAAGGTGGAGTCAAAAAGTGAATGTAAAGGGTATTCACAGGATCAGATATTACCGACTACTGACAGCTGCATCAGTAATAAGCAGAAAAGGAATAGGTCATTGTGGTGCTCATTACCTTTTTCTATAAACCAAAAGGCGAATGATGACCCACAAGTTGCCAGGTCCAAAGTTGTTGATCTTCATGTTGATGAAAGTAAAAACTATGCTGGAACAGTTGTTACTGGAAATGAAGAGGCAAAATGCTCTGATGCCTTACTAAATGCAGATAAAAATGCTTGTGAAGCAAGTGTTTTGGTTGGATGTTCAGTGCGTGATATGATGAGAAGAAAACGGTCCCGCCGAACTGCACAACATGGTGATGGATCTGTTCGGGTTAAAAATGTTCATTTGGGAGGAGAACAGGATGAATCCAATATTCTCTTTCCAAAACAATTGGATTTACATATACTACCTAATGATGAGAATGATAAAAGAGTTTATGGACCTCTGGACTTTAGGCCATCAGTTAACAACCAACAAAAAGAGTTTTTGGAGACATGTGTCCCTAAAGCCATACCCCATGCATCCAGCAGTGCTAGCTCAATGCAAGTTGTTACAAAAACTCTCTCAGCGGACACAAGGAGAGAAGAATTGCAATGCACTTTCACTCCCACGAAGCAAGATGCTGTGGTTTCTATAGTTGACTGTGAAATTAACAAAGGCAAAGAGTTTGATTTTGGAGGTGTAACCTCTATAGAACCCATTACCTCTACTGTCAGTTCCAAGTTTGATTCCTTACCTGATAATTACTTGTCTAAGCATATACTTTTGGCTGATAAGAGAATACAGAGAACTGAAGCTGCTGGTTCAAACTGCTCACCAGCTTTGCCTATTGATCATGATATGTTTGCAAGAGATAGTTATAACCCCAAATATGTTCATCAAGGCAGATGTTCCTTGCAGAATTTATATGACATACCAACTACGCATCTCATTGGCATGGGAATGTCAGTTGAAACTGGTCTGCAGAGTGAGAACTGCGCTGCAAACCAGGAAGGAGATTCTGGTCTATCTATACTTGGAAGCTCAGCACCCGAGGCTTTCAAAATGGGAGGAGAAACCGTAGACCAACTTGGGATGACCTTTTGCAAGAAGCCCCCCACTGCAGAATGGAAAGATGGAGCATCTGAAAATGTTTCCTCTTCACCTGCTCCATCATTTCTTCCCTCTTCTGCAAATGTGGAAAACAAAGACAGGACATCAG GTGAAcatctcccttttttttatggAGATTATCATGATAAGAAAGGAGTGGAAATCAAGTCCTCTTCAAACATTGATTTCAATGCTCAACAAGAAGCTAGCATTGGTGTCCCAACTCACTATCTTAACGATGGTTCGGTCCTGTACCTTTTGACACATGTGTTTTCACCCCCCTCTGTAGATAGTGTCCATAGATGGTTACTGTGTGATGATAAAG ATGCTTTGAGAGAACTCAATGCAGTGTCAGCAGAGCCTTTACTTATGAAAG GATCTTCTGAGATTGGTTCACAAAGCTGGTTACCCATTCATTGCGATAAGGTTTTAACTGAACCAACTCCTGTGGCTCATTTGATGCCTATCTTGGATCAAGCACCACAAGCAACAAATATGAATGATAATGCAGAATCTCACCTTTCTAGTGATGAGGCTCAAAGAAAATTGCAGAGTGAAGGAAATATCATGAAACTCAATCCATGCACCAATTGCCCCATGGATATCTCTCAAATTTCAGGCCCAGATAGGACATCAAGGCTCACTCCACTTAGTCAAATTGGGTTTCGGGATTCTGCCAGTGTTGGTGCCGGGCAACAACTGACATCATTAAGTATAGAG GTTCAAGCAGAATCTAGAGGAGATCTCCGACCAAATCCTCGGTTTGATGCCATCAATGTTGTTGTTCTTGCGTTTCAGAATGATGGTGACTCTGCTGTTGAAGTTCATGTGCTTTTATATAGTAAAAGTAAATCTTGCCAAAG GAGTTATGATGGAACATCTGGGTGTAGTGTGCTTGTTTTCTCTGAGGAGAAGCACTTGTTTAGTCATTTTATGGCGATTATTGTTTCATTTGATCCAGATATTTTAATGGGTTGGGATGTACAAGGTGGTTCTCTTGGTTTTTTGGCTGAGAGGGCTGCACATCTAGGTATAGGCTTACTTAATAATATCTCTCGGACACCATCAGAAGCCAACATAGATGTTGGAGAAAGAGAAAATTCAGGAAAGGTAATACTAGATACTATGCTTAAAGAGTCATTAATTACTGATTCTGCACTTGTAGAAGATACAGTAATTGAGGATGAATGGGGCCGAACTCATGCCAGTGGTGTCCATGTCGGTGGTAGAGTTGTCCTCAATGTATGGCGACTGATGCGTGGTGAAGTAAAGCTTAACATGTATACTGTTGAAGCTGTTGGTGAAGCTGTTTTGAGGCGAAAAATACCATCAATTCCTTACAAAGTGTTGACAAAATGGTTTGCAAGTGGTCCTGGACGAGCCAGATATAGATGCATTGAATATATGATAGATAGGGCAAAATTGAACCTTGAGATAATGAATCAACTCGACATG ATAAATCGAACATCAGAACTTGCTCGTGTATTTGGCATTGacttcttttctgttctttctcgAGGTTCACAGTATCGTGTTGAATCTATGTTTCTGAGATTGGCACATACACAAAACTATCTTGCCATTTCTCCTGGGAATCAACAG GTGGCTTCTCAACCTGCAATGGAGTGTTTACCTCTGGTGATGGAGCCAGAATCTGGTTTTTATGCAGATCCAGTTGTTGTCTTGGATTTTCAGTCTCTTTATCCATCGATGATAATCGCATACAACCTTTGCTTTTGTACGTGTCTTGGAAATGTTGCACCTTCAAAGGCAAATACACTGGGGGTTAGTTCATTTTCAACAGATCCAAGTGTTTTGCgagatttgaaagataaaatactGTTTACTCCAAATGGCACTATGTATGTGCCTTCAGAG ATTCGAAAAGGTGTTCTGCCCCGTTTATTAGAGGAAATATTGTCAACTCGAATAATGCTGAAACAAGCAATGAAGAAGTTGGCTCCCTCACAACAAGTTCTTCACAGG ATATTTAATGCAAGACAGCTTGCTTTGAAGCTGATCGCAAATGTAACCTATGGCTATACAGCTGCTGGATTTAGTGGTCGCATGCCTTGTGCAGAGCTTGCTGACAGTATTGTTCAGTGTGGCCGAAGCACATTGGAAAAGGCTATTTCTTTGGTAAATGCAAATGAAAAGTGGAAGGCTAAAGTGATATATGGTGATACTGATAG CATGTTTGTCCTCCTCAAGGGATGCAGTGTCAAAGAATCTTTTCAAATTGGACGTGAAATAGCATCAGCT TTATGA
- the LOC118060799 gene encoding DNA polymerase zeta catalytic subunit isoform X1, which produces MADSQPTDSSKIFSLRIVSIDHYMSPPIPGVDICYSSFQGGKVNEVPVIRVYGSTPAGQKTCLHVHRAFPYLYVPCLDIPINGNREGDAYTHAISLALEKALKLKGNVGSKRQHVHGCSLVRAKKFYGYHSDEELFVKIYLYYPHDVSRAANLLLSGAVFDKSLQPHESHIPFILQFLVDYNLYGMGHLHLSKMKFRNPVPDSFTPRKFSNKCQNGPEMDESTCISADLQADSSGGQCLVSPVWISSTIPSSWMWQFSSEFDVSSDQDMQRCKRQSVCNLEGDATIDDILNQQSKMYTSLSQARSDVKMVQSLIPIWEEEHERTGINEVTILPDPGKPLPGDVLKTLLHALEFERKLSGLCIKTEGDLPLSESKINVLPTVTFTTDGENLAEHENVNSDNANEEFLKCSAEQDTIQSSAQGSVCEETDATPMEMKDSCLKLSSEIIGTVDPKVADEEALGLLRWLATSQAAEDINSDDELICDTILSPLLPAATIDKVLEKANIDYETESQKECQDILDSIEDLVNFEDFKEKASHSVDHSPQTSLEKKFPQSDTLRASPYGSAGSSFKVESKSECKGYSQDQILPTTDSCISNKQKRNRSLWCSLPFSINQKANDDPQVARSKVVDLHVDESKNYAGTVVTGNEEAKCSDALLNADKNACEASVLVGCSVRDMMRRKRSRRTAQHGDGSVRVKNVHLGGEQDESNILFPKQLDLHILPNDENDKRVYGPLDFRPSVNNQQKEFLETCVPKAIPHASSSASSMQVVTKTLSADTRREELQCTFTPTKQDAVVSIVDCEINKGKEFDFGGVTSIEPITSTVSSKFDSLPDNYLSKHILLADKRIQRTEAAGSNCSPALPIDHDMFARDSYNPKYVHQGRCSLQNLYDIPTTHLIGMGMSVETGLQSENCAANQEGDSGLSILGSSAPEAFKMGGETVDQLGMTFCKKPPTAEWKDGASENVSSSPAPSFLPSSANVENKDRTSGEHLPFFYGDYHDKKGVEIKSSSNIDFNAQQEASIGVPTHYLNDGSVLYLLTHVFSPPSVDSVHRWLLCDDKDALRELNAVSAEPLLMKGSSEIGSQSWLPIHCDKVLTEPTPVAHLMPILDQAPQATNMNDNAESHLSSDEAQRKLQSEGNIMKLNPCTNCPMDISQISGPDRTSRLTPLSQIGFRDSASVGAGQQLTSLSIEVQAESRGDLRPNPRFDAINVVVLAFQNDGDSAVEVHVLLYSKSKSCQRSYDGTSGCSVLVFSEEKHLFSHFMAIIVSFDPDILMGWDVQGGSLGFLAERAAHLGIGLLNNISRTPSEANIDVGERENSGKVILDTMLKESLITDSALVEDTVIEDEWGRTHASGVHVGGRVVLNVWRLMRGEVKLNMYTVEAVGEAVLRRKIPSIPYKVLTKWFASGPGRARYRCIEYMIDRAKLNLEIMNQLDMINRTSELARVFGIDFFSVLSRGSQYRVESMFLRLAHTQNYLAISPGNQQVASQPAMECLPLVMEPESGFYADPVVVLDFQSLYPSMIIAYNLCFCTCLGNVAPSKANTLGVSSFSTDPSVLRDLKDKILFTPNGTMYVPSEIRKGVLPRLLEEILSTRIMLKQAMKKLAPSQQVLHRIFNARQLALKLIANVTYGYTAAGFSGRMPCAELADSIVQCGRSTLEKAISLVNANEKWKAKVIYGDTDSMFVLLKGCSVKESFQIGREIASAVTAINPDPVTLKLEKVYHPCFLLTKKRYVGYSYESADQIEPMFDAKGIETVRRDTCGAVAKIMEQSLRLFFEHEDISEVKTYLQRQWTRILSGRVSLQDFVFAKEVRLGTYSTRASSALPPAAIVATKAMRADPRAEPCYAERVPYVVIHGEPGARLVDMVVDPLDLLAIDSPFRLNDVYYITKQIIPALQRVFGLLGADLNQWFSEMPRAARESFAKRPSYAPNPQRTRIDYYYLSKHCVLCGELVQASAHICNKCSQREIAAATAVIGRTSKLEKEMQHLAAICRHCGGGDWLLESGIKCTSLACSVFYERRKVQRELQGLSAVAGDKGFYPKCMVEWF; this is translated from the exons ATGGCAGATTCACAGCCTACGGATTCTTCAAAAATCTTCAGCCTTCGAATCGTATCGATCGATCACTACATGTCGCCTCCGATTCCTGGCGTCGATATTTGTTACAGTAGCTTTCAAG GCGGAAAAGTGAATGAAGTTCCAGTAATTAGGGTTTATGGCTCTACACCTGCTGGTCAGAAGACTTGTTTGCATGTTCATCGC gctTTTCCATATTTATATGTACCGTGTTTGGATATTCCGATTAATGGAAATCGGGAAG GAGATGCTTACACACATGCTATTTCGCTTGCTCTTGAGAAAGCATTGAAG CTTAAAGGAAATGTGGGTTCGAAAAGACAGCATGTGCATGGCTGCAGTCTTGTGAGAGCAAAGAAGTTTTATGGTTACCATTCAGATGAGGAGTTGTTTGTCAAGATTTACCT ATATTATCCACATGATGTCTCTCGTGCTGCTAACCTTCTTCTG TCAGGTGCAGTTTTTGATAAAAGCTTGCAGCCTCATGAGTCTCATATTCCTTTCATTCTCCAGTTTCTG GTTGACTATAACTTGTATGGAATGGGTCATTTACATTTATCGAAGATGAAGTTCCGTAATCCAGTACCGGATTCTTTTACCCCAAGAAAGTTTAGTAACAAATGTCAAAATGGACCAGAGATGGATGAATCAACTTGCATTTCTGCTGATTTACAG GCAGATTCAAGTGGTGGTCAGTGTTTGGTTTCCCCAGTTTGGATCTCATCTACTATTCCTAGCAGTTGGATGTGGCAATTTTCCAGTGAATTTGATGTTTCATCAGACCAAGACATGCAACGTTGTAAACGTCAAAGCGTTTGTAACCTTGAGGGAGATGCCACCATTGATG ATATTCTTAATCAGCAAAGTAAAATGTATACATCCCTCTCACAAGCACGTTCAGATGTGAAAATGGTGCAATCACTTATACCCATTTGGGAG GAAGAGCATGAAAGGACTGGCATTAATGAGGTTACCATTCTGCCTGATCCAGGAAAACCACTTCCAGGGGATGTTTTGAAAACTCTGTTACATGCTCTTGAATTTGAGAGAAAACTTTCTGGATTGTGTATCAAGACAGAAGGCGATTTACCTTTGAGtgaaagtaaaataaatgttttgccGACAGTGACTTTTACAACTGATGGAGAAAATTTGGCTGAACATGAAAATGTCAATTCTGATAATGCCAATGAAGAATTTTTAAAGTGCTCTGCAGAACAAGACACTATTCAATCTTCAGCACAAGGTTCTGTATGTGAAGAGACAGATGCAACACCCATGGAAATGAAGGATTCATGTTTGAAACTATCATCTGAAATAATTGGAACAGTGGATCCAAAG GTTGCAGATGAAGAAGCCTTGGGCCTTTTAAGGTGGCTTGCCACTTCCCAGGCTGCTGAAGATATAAACTCTGATGATGAACTTATTTGTGACACAATTCTGAGTCCCCTTTTACCTGCAGCGACCATTGATAAAGTTCTGGAGAAAGCTAATATAGATTATGAGACTGAGTCTCAAAAAGAGTGTCAGGATATTCTTGATTCAATTGAGGATTTAGTTAACTTTGAGGATTTTAAGGAGAAAGCTTCTCATTCTGTTGATCATAGTCCTCAAACTTCATTAGAGAAAAAATTTCCCCAGTCTGATACTTTGCGTGCATCTCCTTATGGATCCGCTGGAAGTTCATTTAAGGTGGAGTCAAAAAGTGAATGTAAAGGGTATTCACAGGATCAGATATTACCGACTACTGACAGCTGCATCAGTAATAAGCAGAAAAGGAATAGGTCATTGTGGTGCTCATTACCTTTTTCTATAAACCAAAAGGCGAATGATGACCCACAAGTTGCCAGGTCCAAAGTTGTTGATCTTCATGTTGATGAAAGTAAAAACTATGCTGGAACAGTTGTTACTGGAAATGAAGAGGCAAAATGCTCTGATGCCTTACTAAATGCAGATAAAAATGCTTGTGAAGCAAGTGTTTTGGTTGGATGTTCAGTGCGTGATATGATGAGAAGAAAACGGTCCCGCCGAACTGCACAACATGGTGATGGATCTGTTCGGGTTAAAAATGTTCATTTGGGAGGAGAACAGGATGAATCCAATATTCTCTTTCCAAAACAATTGGATTTACATATACTACCTAATGATGAGAATGATAAAAGAGTTTATGGACCTCTGGACTTTAGGCCATCAGTTAACAACCAACAAAAAGAGTTTTTGGAGACATGTGTCCCTAAAGCCATACCCCATGCATCCAGCAGTGCTAGCTCAATGCAAGTTGTTACAAAAACTCTCTCAGCGGACACAAGGAGAGAAGAATTGCAATGCACTTTCACTCCCACGAAGCAAGATGCTGTGGTTTCTATAGTTGACTGTGAAATTAACAAAGGCAAAGAGTTTGATTTTGGAGGTGTAACCTCTATAGAACCCATTACCTCTACTGTCAGTTCCAAGTTTGATTCCTTACCTGATAATTACTTGTCTAAGCATATACTTTTGGCTGATAAGAGAATACAGAGAACTGAAGCTGCTGGTTCAAACTGCTCACCAGCTTTGCCTATTGATCATGATATGTTTGCAAGAGATAGTTATAACCCCAAATATGTTCATCAAGGCAGATGTTCCTTGCAGAATTTATATGACATACCAACTACGCATCTCATTGGCATGGGAATGTCAGTTGAAACTGGTCTGCAGAGTGAGAACTGCGCTGCAAACCAGGAAGGAGATTCTGGTCTATCTATACTTGGAAGCTCAGCACCCGAGGCTTTCAAAATGGGAGGAGAAACCGTAGACCAACTTGGGATGACCTTTTGCAAGAAGCCCCCCACTGCAGAATGGAAAGATGGAGCATCTGAAAATGTTTCCTCTTCACCTGCTCCATCATTTCTTCCCTCTTCTGCAAATGTGGAAAACAAAGACAGGACATCAG GTGAAcatctcccttttttttatggAGATTATCATGATAAGAAAGGAGTGGAAATCAAGTCCTCTTCAAACATTGATTTCAATGCTCAACAAGAAGCTAGCATTGGTGTCCCAACTCACTATCTTAACGATGGTTCGGTCCTGTACCTTTTGACACATGTGTTTTCACCCCCCTCTGTAGATAGTGTCCATAGATGGTTACTGTGTGATGATAAAG ATGCTTTGAGAGAACTCAATGCAGTGTCAGCAGAGCCTTTACTTATGAAAG GATCTTCTGAGATTGGTTCACAAAGCTGGTTACCCATTCATTGCGATAAGGTTTTAACTGAACCAACTCCTGTGGCTCATTTGATGCCTATCTTGGATCAAGCACCACAAGCAACAAATATGAATGATAATGCAGAATCTCACCTTTCTAGTGATGAGGCTCAAAGAAAATTGCAGAGTGAAGGAAATATCATGAAACTCAATCCATGCACCAATTGCCCCATGGATATCTCTCAAATTTCAGGCCCAGATAGGACATCAAGGCTCACTCCACTTAGTCAAATTGGGTTTCGGGATTCTGCCAGTGTTGGTGCCGGGCAACAACTGACATCATTAAGTATAGAG GTTCAAGCAGAATCTAGAGGAGATCTCCGACCAAATCCTCGGTTTGATGCCATCAATGTTGTTGTTCTTGCGTTTCAGAATGATGGTGACTCTGCTGTTGAAGTTCATGTGCTTTTATATAGTAAAAGTAAATCTTGCCAAAG GAGTTATGATGGAACATCTGGGTGTAGTGTGCTTGTTTTCTCTGAGGAGAAGCACTTGTTTAGTCATTTTATGGCGATTATTGTTTCATTTGATCCAGATATTTTAATGGGTTGGGATGTACAAGGTGGTTCTCTTGGTTTTTTGGCTGAGAGGGCTGCACATCTAGGTATAGGCTTACTTAATAATATCTCTCGGACACCATCAGAAGCCAACATAGATGTTGGAGAAAGAGAAAATTCAGGAAAGGTAATACTAGATACTATGCTTAAAGAGTCATTAATTACTGATTCTGCACTTGTAGAAGATACAGTAATTGAGGATGAATGGGGCCGAACTCATGCCAGTGGTGTCCATGTCGGTGGTAGAGTTGTCCTCAATGTATGGCGACTGATGCGTGGTGAAGTAAAGCTTAACATGTATACTGTTGAAGCTGTTGGTGAAGCTGTTTTGAGGCGAAAAATACCATCAATTCCTTACAAAGTGTTGACAAAATGGTTTGCAAGTGGTCCTGGACGAGCCAGATATAGATGCATTGAATATATGATAGATAGGGCAAAATTGAACCTTGAGATAATGAATCAACTCGACATG ATAAATCGAACATCAGAACTTGCTCGTGTATTTGGCATTGacttcttttctgttctttctcgAGGTTCACAGTATCGTGTTGAATCTATGTTTCTGAGATTGGCACATACACAAAACTATCTTGCCATTTCTCCTGGGAATCAACAG GTGGCTTCTCAACCTGCAATGGAGTGTTTACCTCTGGTGATGGAGCCAGAATCTGGTTTTTATGCAGATCCAGTTGTTGTCTTGGATTTTCAGTCTCTTTATCCATCGATGATAATCGCATACAACCTTTGCTTTTGTACGTGTCTTGGAAATGTTGCACCTTCAAAGGCAAATACACTGGGGGTTAGTTCATTTTCAACAGATCCAAGTGTTTTGCgagatttgaaagataaaatactGTTTACTCCAAATGGCACTATGTATGTGCCTTCAGAG ATTCGAAAAGGTGTTCTGCCCCGTTTATTAGAGGAAATATTGTCAACTCGAATAATGCTGAAACAAGCAATGAAGAAGTTGGCTCCCTCACAACAAGTTCTTCACAGG ATATTTAATGCAAGACAGCTTGCTTTGAAGCTGATCGCAAATGTAACCTATGGCTATACAGCTGCTGGATTTAGTGGTCGCATGCCTTGTGCAGAGCTTGCTGACAGTATTGTTCAGTGTGGCCGAAGCACATTGGAAAAGGCTATTTCTTTGGTAAATGCAAATGAAAAGTGGAAGGCTAAAGTGATATATGGTGATACTGATAG CATGTTTGTCCTCCTCAAGGGATGCAGTGTCAAAGAATCTTTTCAAATTGGACGTGAAATAGCATCAGCTGTAACTGCAATTAACCCAGATCCAGTTACTCTCAAATTGGAGAAAGTCTATCATCCATGCTTCCTTCTTACTAAGAAACGTTATGTTGGTTACAGTTATGAGAGTGCTGATCAGATTGAACCTATGTTTGATGCTAAAGGTATCGAGACAGTTCGCAGAGATACTTGTGGTGCCGTTGCCAAGATAATGGAGCAGTCGCTGAGACTCTTTTTTGAACATGAAGACATCTCTGAG GTTAAAACATATTTGCAGCGTCAATGGACACGGATTCTATCTGGAAGAGTGTCTcttcaagattttgtttttgcaaaagaAGTTCGGTTGGGTACCTACAGTACAAGGGCTTCTTCAGCACTCCCACCAGCAGCAATTGTAGCTACAAAAGCAATGAGAGCTGATCCCCGGGCAGAGCCATGCTATGCAGAGCGAGTGCCTTATGTTGTGATCCACGGGGAGCCAGGCGCTCGACTAGTGGATATGGTTGTTGATCCATTGGACCTCTTGGCCATTGATTCCCCTTTCAGATTAAATGATGTATATTACATCACCAAGCAGATAATCCCAGCTTTGCAGCGAGTTTTTGGACTTCTTGGTGCTGACTTAAACCAGTGGTTTTCAGAGATGCCCCGAGCAGCCCGGGAATCTTTTGCTAAGCGCCCTTCATATGCTCCAAATCCTCAAAGAACCAGAATAGACTATTATTACCTTTCAAAACACTGTGTCCTGTGTGGTGAGCTGGTCCAAGCATCAGCACATATATGCAACAAGTGTTCACAGAGGGAAATTGCTGCTGCAACAGCTGTGATTGGAAGGACTTCCAAATTGGAGAAGGAGATGCAACACCTTGCTGCT ATATGTCGACATTGTGGAGGTGGGGACTGGCTTTTGGAGAGCGGGATCAAGTGTACCTCACTCGCATGCTCAGTGTTCTACGAGAGGCGTAAAGTTCAGAGAGAACTACAGGGTCTCTCTGCTGTTGCTGGAGATAAAGGTTTCTACCCTAAGTGTATGGTTGAATGGTTTTGA